The sequence below is a genomic window from Streptomyces sp. NBC_00582.
GGAGACGGCGTCGCGTGGTCGCGTGAGCGGTTCACCATGGACGAAGGGCTGTCCCAGGCCGTCCAGACCATCTTCAAGCGCCTCTACGACGACGAGCTGATCTACCGCGCCGAGCGCATCATCAACTGGTGCCCGCGCTGTCTGACCGCCATCTCGGACATCGAGGTCGAGTACCAGGACGACGACGGCGAGCTCGTCTCCATGAAGTACGGCGAGGGCGAGGACACCATCGTCGTCGCCACCACCCGCGCCGAGACGATGCTCGGTGACACGGCCGTCGCCGTCCACCCCGACGACGAGCGCTACCAGCACCTGATCGGCAAGCTGATCCGGCTGCCGCTGACGGATCGTTCCATCCCGGTCGTCGCGGACACCCACGTCGACCCGGAGTTCGGCACCGGCGCCGTCAAGGTGACCCCGGCGCACGACCCGAACGACTTCGAGATCGGCCAGCGCCACGACCTGCCGTCCCTGACCGTCATGGACGAGCACGCCGTCATCACGACCCACGGCCCCTTCCAGGGCCTGGACCGGCTCGAGGCCCGCTCCGCCATCGTCGCCGCGCTGCGCGCCGAGGGCCGGATCGTCGCCGAGAAGCGCCCGTACGTCCACAGCGTCGGCCACTGCTCGCGCTGCAAGACCACCATCGAGCCGCGCCTGTCCATGCAGTGGTGGGTCAAGGTCGGCCCCCTCGCCAAGGCCGCCGGTGACGCGGTCCGCGACGGCCGGGTCAAGATCCACCCGCAGGAGATGGAGAAGCGCTACTTCGACTGGGTCGACAACCTCCACGACTGGTGCATCTCGCGGCAGCTGTGGTGGGGCCACCGCATCCCGGTCTGGTACGGCCCGAACGGCGAGGTCGTCTGCGTCGGCCCCGACGACGAGGCCCCCACCGGCGAGGGCTGGCGTCAGGACACAGACGTCCTCGACACCTGGTTCTCCTCCGGCCTGTGGCCGTTCTCCACGCTCGGCTGGCCGGAACGGACCGAGTCGCTCGCGAAGTTCTACCCGAACTCCGTCCTGGTCACCGGCTACGACATCCTCTTCTTCTGGGTCGCCCGGATGATGATGTTCGGCCTGTACGCGATGGACGGCACCCCGCCGTTCCACACCATCGCCCTGCACGGCATGGTCCGTGACCAGTTCGGCAAGAAGATGTCGAAGTCCTTCGGGAACGCGGTCAACCCGCTGGACTGGATGGACAAGTACGGCAGCGACGCCCTCCGCTTCACCCTCGCCCGCGGCGCCAACCCGGGCGTCGACGTCCCGATCGGCGAGGACTGGGTCCAGGGCTCCCGCAACTTCGCGAACAAGATCTGGAACGCCACCCGCTTCGCCCTGATGAACGGCGCGACGGTGGACGGCCCCCTGCCGGACGCCTCGGCCATGTCGGCGACGGACCGCTGGATCCTCTCCCGCCTCAACTCGGTCGTCGCCGAAGTCGACGCGTTCTACGAGGACTTCCAGTTCGCCAAGCTCTCCGACGCCCTCTTCCACTTCGCGTGGGACGAGGTCTTCGACTGGTACGTCGAGCTGTCCAAGACGACGTTCCAGGCGGGCGGCGAGCCGGCGAAGGTCTCCCAGCGCGTCCTCGGCGAGGTCCTCGACGTCACCCTGAAGCTGCTGCACCCGGTGGTCCCGTTCGTCACCGAGACCCTCTGGACCACCCTCACCGGCGGCGAGTCGATCGTCATCGCGGACTGGCCGAAGGACTCGGGCTTCCGGGACCCGGCCGCCGAGCAGGAGATCGAGACCCTCCAGTCGGTGATCACCGAGGTCCGCCGTTTCCGCGCCGACCAGGGCCTCCAGCCCGGCCAGCGCGTCCCGGCCCGGCTGACCCTCGACGGCACGGCGCTGGCGCCCCACGAGGCCGCCATCCGCCAGCTCCTGCGGCTCCAGCCGGAGGGCGAGGCCTTCTCGGCCACCGCCACCCTCCCGGTCTCCGGCGCCACGGTCGCCCTCGACCTGTCCGGCACGATCGACGTGGCGGCGGAGCGCAAGCGCCTCGCGAAGGACCTCGCGACCGCCGAGAAGGAAAAGGCCCAGGCAACCGCCAAGCTCGGCAACGAGGCCTTCCTGGCGAAGGCCCCGGACAACGTGGTGGACAAGATCCGCACCCGCCTCGCCAAGGCGGACGAGGACATCGCCCGCATCGGCGCCCAGCTGGAGCGCCTGCCGCAGGCGTAAGGCCTCGTAGGACGATGGAGGGCCCCGGGACCACTCAGTGCCGGGGCCCTGCCGCAACCTCGGGGGCGCGGGGAACTGAGCGACCAGCCACAGACGACCTGCAGCCGCCGTACGAGACCAGCCGTCCCCCTCCATGGGCGCGGTCATAGACTGACCCCGTGACTGAAAGCGACCCGTTCGACGAGATCATCGAGGCCGAGACCGACCGCGACCCGGATCTCGCGGTCATCGAGGCCGGCAGCCGCACCCTCCGCACCCAGGGCGGAGCCCCGAGCGCTGACGTCCCGACCCGCCCCGAGGACCCCGAGGTCGACAAGGCGCTCCGCGCGGTCGAGGCCGACCTGGCCACCCGCTGGGGCGAGACCAAGCTGGAGCCGTCCGTCAGCCGGATCGCCGCGCTGATGGACGTCCTGGGCGAGCCGCAGCGCACGTACCCCTCGATCCACATCACGGGCACCAACGGCAAGACCTCCACCGCCCGCATGATCGAGGCCCTCCTCGGCGCCTTCGAACTGCGCACCGGCCGCTACACCTCCCCCCACGTGCAGTCCGTCACCGAGCGCATCAGCCTCGACGGCGCCCCGGTCTCCGCCGAGCGGTTCATCGAGACGTACAACGACATCAAGCCGTACGTCGAGATGGTCGACGCGCGGCAGGAGTACCGGCTGTCGTTCTTCGAGGTGCTCACCGGCATGGCGTACGCCGCGTTCGCGGACGCGCCAGTCGACGTCGCCGTCGTCGAGGTCGGCATGGGCGGCTCCTGGGACGCCACCAACGTCATCGACGGCGATGTCGCCGTCGTCACGCCCATCGACCTCGACCACACCGACCGGCTGGGGGAGACCCCCGCCGAGATCGCGGGCGAGAAGGGCGGGATCATCAAGCAGGACGCCACGGTCATCCTGGCCCAGCAGCCGGTCGACGCGGCCCAGGTGCTGCTGAAGAAGGCCGTCGAGGTGGACGCCACGGTGGCCCGCGAGGGGCTGGAGTTCGGTGTCGTGGGCCGGCAGGTCGCCGTCGGCGGACAGCTCGTCACCCTGCGCGGTCTGGGCGGCGAGTACCCCGAGGTGTACCTCCCGCTGCACGGCGAGCACCAGGCGCACAACGCGGCCGTCGCGCTCGCCGCCGTGGAGGCGTTCTTCGGTGTGGGCTCCCAGCGGCCCGAGCCGCTCGACCTCGACACGGTCCGCAAGGCCTTCGCGGCCGTCTCCTCGCCGGGCCGGCTGGAGGTCGTACGGCGCTCCCCGACCGTCGTCCTCGACGCCGCCCACAACCCGGCCGGCGCGCGGGTGACCGCCGACGCGATCGGCGAGGCGTTCGACTTCAGCCGGCTGATCGGTGTGGTCGGGGCGAGCGGCGACAAGAACGTCCGCGGTGTCCTGGAGGCCTTCGAGCCGATCTTCGCCGAGGTCGTCGTCACCCAGAACTCCAGCCACCGCGCCATGGACGCCGACGAGCTGGCCGCGATCGCCGTCGAGGTGTTCGGCGAGGAGCGCGTCCAGGTCGAGCCGCAGCTGCCGGACGCCCTGGAGGCGGCGATCACGCTCGCCGAGGAGGAGGGCGAGTTCGCCGGCGGCGGTGTGCTGGTCACCGGTTCCGTCATCACGGTCGGCGAGGCCCGACTGCTTCTCGGGAAGGGCTGAACACCCCCGCCATGCGTACGCTCTGTTCCTCGACCCTGATCGGCGAGTTCTTCATCATCGGGTTCGCCGGTCTGGTCGCCATGAAGGACCCCGACCTGTCCATGACCACGGTGTGGACGGTGTGCGGGATCGCGATGTTCCTCAGCGTGCTGCTGTGTGCCGTGGTCACCCGGCCCGGGGGCGTCGCCCTCGGCTGGGCGCTGCAGCTCGCGCTGGTCGCGTCCGGTTTCTTCGTCCCGATGATGTTCTTCATGGGGGTGCTCTTCGCCGGCCTGTGGTGGGCCTCGGTGCACTATGGGCGCAAGGTCGACGAGGCGAGGGCGAGATTCGCGGCGCAGTCCGGCTCCTCCGCACCTGACGCTGCGTAACAGGTTTTCGGACACGCCCTGTAATCTTCGAACACCCCGCACAACCCTTGATCCATAGGAGCCCCTCGTGAGCCAGCGCACCCTCGTCCTCCTCAAGCCCGACGCGGTCCGTCGCGGCCTGACCGGCGAGATCATCAGCCGTATCGAGCGCAAGGCCGGCTGGACGATCACGGCGCTGGAGCTGCGCACCCTGGACCAGGACACGCTGGAGCAGCACTACGGCGAGCACAAGGGCAAGCCCTTCTACGAGCCGCTGGTGGAGTTCATGGCCTCCGGTCCGGTCGTCGCGCTGATCGTCGAGGGCGAGCGGGTGATCGAGGGACTGCGCGCGCTGGCCGGCCCGACCGACCCGATCGCGGCCGCGCCCGGCTCGATCCGCGGCGACTTCGGCGTCATCGTCCGCGAGAACCTCATCCACGCCTCCGACTCCGAGGAGTCCGCGGAGCGCGAGGTCAAGATCTTCTTCCCGGGCCGGGCGTAACCCTTCCGAGACGACTGAGACGGGCGATCGAGGGAACGGGATTCCCCGAACGCCCGTCTCCGGAAGCGAACCCGCACAGCATCTGCTGACAATGGCCAGGACCCTTCCGCAGTGTCCGAGAAGGCGCGTCTACGATGGAAGCCTTCACGTCACAGCACCCACCACGCCCGACCTGAAAAGCCCTCAAAAGCTCATGGGAAGGCCAGTCGAATCCTGATGGGGAACTCAATGTCGTTCATCGGCCGTGACATGGCTGTCGACCTCGGGACCGCCAACACGCTGGTGTACGTCAGGGGTCGCGGGATCGTACTCAACGAGCCGTCCGTCGTCGCGATCAACACCAACACCGGTGGCATCCTCGCGGTCGGCGCCGAAGCGAAGAAGATGATCGGGCGCACGCCGGGCAACATCGTCGCCGTGCGGCCGCTGAAGGACGGCGTGATCGCCGACTTCGAGATCACCGAGCGGATGCTCCGCTACTTCATCCTGAAGATCCACAAGCGGCGGTATCTGGCTCGTCCGCGGGTCGTCGTCTGTGTGCCCTCGGGCATCACGGGTGTCGAGCGCCGTGCCGTCATCGAGGCGTCGACCCAGGCCGGCGCCCGGCAGGTGCACATCATCGAGGAGCCCATGGCCGCGGCCATCGGCTCCGGCCTGCCGGTCCACGAGGCCACGGGCAACATGGTGGTGGACATCGGCGGCGGCACCACGGAGGTCGCGGTCATCTCGCTCGGCGGCATCGTCACCGCCCAGTCCATCCGCGTCGCGGGCGACGAGCTGGACAACGCGATCATCCAGCACATCAAGAAGGAGTACAGCCTCCTTCTGGGTGAGCGGACGGCCGAGCAGATCAAGATCACCATCGGCTCGGCGTACGACCTCGACTCCGACGAGCACACCGAAATCCGCGGCCGGGACCTCGTCTCCGGGCTGCCCAAGACCGTCGTCATCTCGGCCGCCGAGGTCCGCAAGGCGATCGAGGAGCCCGTCAACGCGATCGTCGACGCCGTGAAGACCACGCTCGACAAGTGTCCGCCGGAGCTGTCCGGCGACATCATGGACCGCGGAATCGTTCTGACCGGCGGCGGAGCACTGCTGCGCGGACTGGACGAGCGGCTGCGCCGGGAGACCGGTATGCCGATCCACATCGCCGAGGACCCGCTGGACAGCGTGGCGCTCGGCTCAGGCAAGTGCGTCGAGGAGTTCGAGGCGCTCCAGCAGGTTCTGGACGCCGCGCCCCGCAGATGACGTAACGCTTCGGTTCCGCCGTACGGGATGATCGCCTCTCGTGCGGCGGATCGTTGACATTCAGGCATAAGCTCCCACAAAGCGCCCTTGGTCATCCTGGCCCGGGGCTACCCGAATTCCTGTGTAGTGATTTCTCTATCGAGGAAGGGCACGGCCGCCGCACGTGAGGGACACACGAGAGAGCCGGCTGCTCCTGG
It includes:
- a CDS encoding valine--tRNA ligase yields the protein MTENAQQQPPATHTELPTQYAPADVEGPLYERWVERGYFEADEKSDKPPYTIVIPPPNVTGSLHLGHAFEHTLIDALTRRKRMQGYETLWQPGMDHAGIATQNVVERELGKEGKSRHDLGREAFVERVWQWKGESGGQISGQMRRLGDGVAWSRERFTMDEGLSQAVQTIFKRLYDDELIYRAERIINWCPRCLTAISDIEVEYQDDDGELVSMKYGEGEDTIVVATTRAETMLGDTAVAVHPDDERYQHLIGKLIRLPLTDRSIPVVADTHVDPEFGTGAVKVTPAHDPNDFEIGQRHDLPSLTVMDEHAVITTHGPFQGLDRLEARSAIVAALRAEGRIVAEKRPYVHSVGHCSRCKTTIEPRLSMQWWVKVGPLAKAAGDAVRDGRVKIHPQEMEKRYFDWVDNLHDWCISRQLWWGHRIPVWYGPNGEVVCVGPDDEAPTGEGWRQDTDVLDTWFSSGLWPFSTLGWPERTESLAKFYPNSVLVTGYDILFFWVARMMMFGLYAMDGTPPFHTIALHGMVRDQFGKKMSKSFGNAVNPLDWMDKYGSDALRFTLARGANPGVDVPIGEDWVQGSRNFANKIWNATRFALMNGATVDGPLPDASAMSATDRWILSRLNSVVAEVDAFYEDFQFAKLSDALFHFAWDEVFDWYVELSKTTFQAGGEPAKVSQRVLGEVLDVTLKLLHPVVPFVTETLWTTLTGGESIVIADWPKDSGFRDPAAEQEIETLQSVITEVRRFRADQGLQPGQRVPARLTLDGTALAPHEAAIRQLLRLQPEGEAFSATATLPVSGATVALDLSGTIDVAAERKRLAKDLATAEKEKAQATAKLGNEAFLAKAPDNVVDKIRTRLAKADEDIARIGAQLERLPQA
- the folC gene encoding bifunctional tetrahydrofolate synthase/dihydrofolate synthase, coding for MTESDPFDEIIEAETDRDPDLAVIEAGSRTLRTQGGAPSADVPTRPEDPEVDKALRAVEADLATRWGETKLEPSVSRIAALMDVLGEPQRTYPSIHITGTNGKTSTARMIEALLGAFELRTGRYTSPHVQSVTERISLDGAPVSAERFIETYNDIKPYVEMVDARQEYRLSFFEVLTGMAYAAFADAPVDVAVVEVGMGGSWDATNVIDGDVAVVTPIDLDHTDRLGETPAEIAGEKGGIIKQDATVILAQQPVDAAQVLLKKAVEVDATVAREGLEFGVVGRQVAVGGQLVTLRGLGGEYPEVYLPLHGEHQAHNAAVALAAVEAFFGVGSQRPEPLDLDTVRKAFAAVSSPGRLEVVRRSPTVVLDAAHNPAGARVTADAIGEAFDFSRLIGVVGASGDKNVRGVLEAFEPIFAEVVVTQNSSHRAMDADELAAIAVEVFGEERVQVEPQLPDALEAAITLAEEEGEFAGGGVLVTGSVITVGEARLLLGKG
- a CDS encoding DUF4233 domain-containing protein, producing MRTLCSSTLIGEFFIIGFAGLVAMKDPDLSMTTVWTVCGIAMFLSVLLCAVVTRPGGVALGWALQLALVASGFFVPMMFFMGVLFAGLWWASVHYGRKVDEARARFAAQSGSSAPDAA
- the ndk gene encoding nucleoside-diphosphate kinase; translated protein: MSQRTLVLLKPDAVRRGLTGEIISRIERKAGWTITALELRTLDQDTLEQHYGEHKGKPFYEPLVEFMASGPVVALIVEGERVIEGLRALAGPTDPIAAAPGSIRGDFGVIVRENLIHASDSEESAEREVKIFFPGRA
- a CDS encoding rod shape-determining protein, which encodes MSFIGRDMAVDLGTANTLVYVRGRGIVLNEPSVVAINTNTGGILAVGAEAKKMIGRTPGNIVAVRPLKDGVIADFEITERMLRYFILKIHKRRYLARPRVVVCVPSGITGVERRAVIEASTQAGARQVHIIEEPMAAAIGSGLPVHEATGNMVVDIGGGTTEVAVISLGGIVTAQSIRVAGDELDNAIIQHIKKEYSLLLGERTAEQIKITIGSAYDLDSDEHTEIRGRDLVSGLPKTVVISAAEVRKAIEEPVNAIVDAVKTTLDKCPPELSGDIMDRGIVLTGGGALLRGLDERLRRETGMPIHIAEDPLDSVALGSGKCVEEFEALQQVLDAAPRR